One Desulfobulbus oligotrophicus DNA segment encodes these proteins:
- a CDS encoding type I restriction endonuclease subunit R, whose amino-acid sequence MHSSHTRYDSSVTYTPPTVREVDLETAFIELLSNLKYTIRSDIRDRAALEENFREKFEALNRVSLTDGEFDRLLGGIVTSDVFTASRLLREINSFTRDDGTPLNYTLVNIKDWCKNTFEVVHQLRINTDYSHHRYDVILLINGVPAVQIELKNLGISPRRAIQQIAHYKNDPGNGYTRTLLCFVQLFIVSNRTDTWYFTNNNTQHFSFNAEERFLPIYQFATEDNIKITHIDDFAEAFLAKCTLGDMISRYIVLVAGEQKLMMMRPYQIYAVDRIVRCIEENSGNGYIWHTTGSGKTLTSFKASTLLKDNHNIHKCLFVVDRKDLDRQTREEFNRFQEGCVEENTNTATLVRRLLSDDYADKVIVTTIQKLGLALDEQSQRNKRRQQRGREKYSDQLEPLRDKRMVIIFDECHRSQFGDTHQTIKDFFPKAQLFGFTGTPIFDKNATVRQIDGNIQTLRTTEDVFQQKLHAYTITHAIEDRNVLRFHVDYYQPDSQNPPAPGDTLTKQAIIEAILAKHDAATADRRFNALFATASINDAIAYYELFKEMQARLQTENPDFKPLKIAAVFSPPAEGNADVRQLQEDLPQEKADNITEPEKKKAALEKIIAAYNTAYGTNHSIHTFDDYYKDVQQRIKDQQYPNADLPQKGAEKIDITIVVDMLLTGFDSKYLNTLYVDKNLKHHGLIQAFSRTNRILNASKPYGHILDFRGQQDSVDEAIALFSGTQADKGREIWLVDKAPKVIEQFKQAKAGLDTFLKSQSLEPRPEAIANLKGDDLRARFISHFKEIQRLQTQLDQYTDLTSEQKQEIEQILPKDDLRGFRGAYLETAQRLREQREKPGGSGNPLVEQLDFEFVLFASATIDYDYIMNLIARFTKQDQKTAKMTREQLIALIESDAKFLDELQTISEYVRSLETGKPLDEKQIRDGYQQFKAEKRARELSDLADKHGLLPQALTGFVDAILQRMIFDGEQLSDLLAPLDLGWRERSIRELALMEDLVPLLKKQAAGRTISGLSAYEQ is encoded by the coding sequence ATGCACTCTTCTCATACCAGATATGACAGTTCGGTAACCTACACGCCGCCAACAGTTCGTGAAGTGGATCTTGAAACCGCGTTCATCGAACTGCTGAGCAATTTAAAGTACACCATCCGCTCTGATATTCGCGACCGGGCTGCCCTTGAAGAAAATTTTCGTGAAAAATTTGAGGCCCTCAACCGGGTCAGCCTGACGGATGGCGAGTTTGACCGATTGCTCGGCGGGATCGTCACTTCAGATGTCTTTACCGCCTCACGCCTCCTTCGCGAGATCAACAGCTTTACCCGCGATGACGGCACGCCGCTTAATTACACCCTAGTCAACATTAAAGACTGGTGCAAAAACACCTTTGAGGTTGTCCATCAACTGCGCATCAACACCGACTACAGCCACCATCGTTACGATGTGATCCTTCTGATCAACGGTGTTCCTGCTGTTCAGATCGAACTCAAGAATCTCGGCATCAGTCCCCGGCGGGCCATACAGCAGATTGCCCACTACAAGAACGACCCTGGTAACGGCTATACGCGCACGCTGCTATGCTTTGTGCAACTTTTTATCGTCAGTAACCGGACAGACACCTGGTACTTCACCAACAACAACACCCAACACTTCAGTTTCAATGCCGAGGAACGTTTCCTCCCCATCTATCAATTCGCCACCGAGGATAACATCAAAATTACACATATCGACGACTTTGCCGAGGCCTTCCTGGCTAAATGCACGCTCGGCGATATGATCAGTCGCTACATCGTGCTGGTGGCCGGCGAGCAGAAGCTGATGATGATGCGACCCTACCAGATCTATGCCGTGGATCGGATTGTCAGGTGCATTGAGGAAAACAGCGGCAACGGCTATATCTGGCACACCACCGGCAGCGGCAAAACACTCACCTCGTTCAAGGCCTCCACGCTGCTTAAGGACAATCACAACATTCACAAATGCCTGTTTGTGGTTGACCGCAAAGACCTGGACCGTCAGACCCGAGAGGAGTTCAATCGCTTTCAGGAAGGTTGCGTTGAAGAGAACACCAACACTGCCACGCTGGTGCGACGGCTGCTTTCCGACGACTATGCCGACAAGGTTATTGTTACCACCATCCAGAAGCTCGGCCTTGCCCTGGACGAGCAAAGCCAGCGCAACAAAAGACGTCAGCAGCGAGGCCGGGAAAAGTATTCCGACCAGCTTGAACCGCTGCGCGACAAGCGCATGGTCATCATCTTTGACGAATGTCACCGCTCCCAGTTTGGTGATACGCATCAGACCATAAAAGACTTCTTTCCCAAGGCGCAGCTCTTTGGCTTTACCGGCACGCCCATCTTTGATAAAAACGCCACGGTCAGACAGATCGACGGCAATATTCAAACGCTCAGAACCACCGAAGATGTCTTCCAGCAGAAACTCCACGCCTACACCATTACCCATGCCATTGAAGACCGCAATGTCCTGCGCTTTCACGTGGACTATTACCAACCCGACAGTCAGAATCCACCTGCCCCGGGTGATACGCTGACCAAGCAGGCCATCATCGAGGCCATTCTTGCCAAACACGATGCCGCCACTGCAGACCGGCGCTTCAATGCACTGTTTGCCACAGCGAGCATCAATGACGCCATTGCCTATTACGAGCTGTTTAAAGAGATGCAGGCCAGGCTCCAGACCGAAAACCCTGACTTCAAACCGCTCAAGATTGCTGCGGTCTTCTCACCACCTGCAGAAGGCAATGCCGATGTCCGCCAGTTGCAGGAGGATCTGCCCCAGGAAAAAGCAGACAACATCACCGAGCCGGAAAAGAAGAAAGCCGCACTTGAAAAGATCATCGCCGCTTACAACACCGCCTACGGCACCAACCACTCCATCCATACATTTGACGACTACTACAAGGATGTACAGCAGCGCATCAAAGACCAGCAGTACCCTAACGCTGATCTACCGCAAAAAGGCGCGGAAAAAATCGATATCACCATTGTTGTGGATATGCTTTTAACCGGGTTTGACTCCAAGTACCTCAACACCCTGTACGTGGACAAAAACCTTAAACACCACGGCCTGATTCAGGCTTTCAGCCGCACCAACCGCATCCTCAACGCTTCCAAACCCTATGGCCATATCCTCGATTTTCGGGGTCAGCAGGATAGCGTTGACGAGGCCATTGCCCTGTTCTCCGGTACCCAGGCTGACAAGGGTCGGGAGATCTGGCTGGTGGACAAGGCGCCCAAGGTCATTGAACAGTTCAAGCAGGCCAAGGCCGGCCTGGATACATTTTTAAAATCCCAGAGCCTTGAGCCCAGGCCCGAGGCCATTGCCAATCTCAAGGGCGACGACCTCCGTGCCCGATTCATCAGTCACTTCAAGGAGATTCAACGCCTGCAGACCCAGCTCGACCAGTATACCGACCTCACCAGCGAGCAAAAACAAGAGATCGAACAGATACTTCCAAAAGACGATCTTCGCGGCTTTCGCGGCGCCTATCTGGAGACTGCCCAGCGTCTGCGCGAGCAGCGCGAAAAACCGGGCGGCTCAGGCAACCCGCTGGTTGAGCAGCTTGATTTTGAGTTTGTCCTCTTTGCCTCGGCAACCATTGACTATGACTACATCATGAATCTGATTGCCCGCTTCACAAAGCAGGACCAGAAAACAGCCAAGATGACCCGCGAACAGCTCATTGCTCTGATCGAGTCTGATGCCAAGTTTCTTGATGAGCTCCAGACAATCAGCGAGTACGTCCGCTCACTGGAAACCGGCAAGCCCCTTGACGAGAAGCAGATCAGAGACGGCTACCAACAGTTTAAGGCCGAGAAGCGGGCCAGGGAACTCTCTGATCTTGCAGATAAACACGGTCTGTTGCCGCAAGCCTTGACCGGTTTTGTGGATGCTATCCTGCAGCGCATGATCTTTGACGGTGAGCAGCTTTCCGATCTGCTGGCCCCGCTTGATCTTGGCTGGCGCGAACGTAGCATACGCGAACTGGC
- a CDS encoding DUF1294 domain-containing protein → MKYAGKITEWNDDRGFGFIEPKGGGNRVFVHISNVKSRSRRPIIEDPVTYSMVKDSQGRLQATRVSLAAAQRISGSQVFFWLRITLGFFALVLVALASALHKLPLIIAGSYFLCSLISFLAYTGDKRAAKRGAWRTPESTLHLLDFLGGWPGGIIAQQILHHKTVKGSFQFVFWLSVLANIGGVWWLVVSEQAVQPIALLSGWATQLITLVTNWVTRFIALVTG, encoded by the coding sequence TTGAAATACGCGGGAAAAATAACAGAATGGAACGATGATCGGGGTTTTGGGTTCATCGAGCCCAAGGGCGGCGGCAACAGAGTGTTTGTGCACATCAGCAACGTCAAATCACGATCTCGCAGACCAATAATTGAAGATCCGGTTACTTACTCCATGGTCAAAGATTCTCAGGGGCGCCTGCAAGCCACGAGGGTCAGCTTGGCCGCAGCCCAGCGAATTTCAGGTTCGCAAGTCTTCTTTTGGCTACGAATTACCCTCGGTTTTTTTGCATTGGTGCTGGTTGCCTTGGCCTCTGCTCTGCATAAGCTGCCCCTGATCATTGCCGGCTCATATTTCTTATGCAGCCTGATCTCATTTTTAGCGTACACGGGCGATAAACGTGCAGCAAAGCGGGGTGCGTGGCGTACTCCCGAAAGCACCTTACATCTGCTTGATTTTCTGGGAGGTTGGCCGGGGGGCATCATTGCCCAGCAGATATTGCATCATAAAACCGTCAAAGGGTCTTTTCAGTTTGTCTTTTGGCTCTCAGTTCTGGCAAATATAGGTGGTGTCTGGTGGCTTGTGGTTTCGGAGCAAGCAGTTCAACCCATAGCATTGCTTTCGGGTTGGGCGACTCAGCTCATAACATTGGTTACTAATTGGGTGACTCGGTTCATAGCATTGGTTACTGGTTAG
- a CDS encoding DUF4139 domain-containing protein, with protein sequence MIPVSVFVLLLMPLTAWAAPVQVTLFPASAVVEEVARVTPVAGEDGFTSYILTLPDQVDPATLRFGALPRETTIADVTWISRQEPNQEALTTLNSRLAALKAQRNTLLAEQAGLRGRISFWEAQNKPVEQSIAALQQLATETGQALEANTQKLLILDQQLEEVNQAITRVEEEINQAAGQNRRVWEVTVLSHGPAVQELSFDYTMADCGWTPLYRLEARPQEKVIDFSWQAKVWQRSGQNWSQVALHLATMQPDFRGEPGKLRPWEIQPRVVRKAAAMDAAAGAMRMRSTPEEAAVSAAPAAPQEVRYTTYAAWDMGKRSLPAGETRVFSLKKERWPAEFVHLLRPSVDAKAYVQAKISFDEPRDFPKGSAFFLIDGATVDQRQFALSDTKSTLFFGVDPFLTCKTTLRDKKTGDKGLFKSKQTFARQWDLVITNAAPHALTYRLEEPKPLSRDERIKLNLTSTPPAVQEDDPNILIWEGSVNAGATQKVSVALTFEAPEDLHIDPGRYW encoded by the coding sequence ATGATTCCTGTATCTGTGTTTGTGTTACTTCTGATGCCCCTGACAGCCTGGGCAGCACCGGTCCAGGTGACTCTTTTTCCCGCCTCAGCAGTGGTGGAAGAAGTTGCCAGGGTTACCCCTGTGGCTGGTGAGGACGGTTTTACGTCCTATATTTTGACCTTGCCTGACCAGGTCGACCCGGCAACCCTGCGTTTTGGAGCCTTACCCAGGGAGACAACCATTGCTGATGTGACGTGGATTTCACGTCAAGAACCAAACCAGGAAGCCTTAACCACCCTAAACTCCCGTCTGGCTGCACTCAAAGCCCAACGCAATACTCTTTTGGCTGAACAAGCCGGGCTGCGGGGGCGGATATCTTTTTGGGAAGCGCAGAATAAACCTGTGGAACAGAGCATAGCCGCCCTGCAGCAGCTGGCCACTGAAACAGGGCAGGCTTTAGAAGCAAATACGCAGAAGCTGTTGATTTTAGACCAGCAACTTGAGGAAGTGAATCAGGCCATAACCAGAGTGGAAGAGGAAATAAATCAGGCTGCGGGGCAGAATCGCCGTGTGTGGGAGGTCACTGTACTGTCCCATGGACCGGCAGTGCAGGAGCTTTCCTTTGACTACACCATGGCTGACTGTGGGTGGACACCACTGTATCGTCTGGAAGCCAGGCCGCAGGAAAAGGTCATTGATTTTTCCTGGCAGGCCAAGGTGTGGCAACGCTCGGGCCAGAACTGGTCCCAGGTCGCCTTGCACCTGGCCACCATGCAGCCGGATTTTCGCGGGGAACCCGGGAAGCTGAGGCCATGGGAGATCCAGCCCCGTGTAGTGCGTAAAGCAGCTGCAATGGATGCGGCCGCCGGAGCCATGCGCATGCGCAGTACCCCGGAGGAAGCAGCTGTGTCTGCTGCACCTGCTGCGCCCCAGGAAGTACGCTACACCACCTATGCGGCCTGGGATATGGGCAAGCGCAGCCTGCCTGCCGGAGAAACACGGGTTTTCAGTCTTAAAAAAGAGCGCTGGCCGGCAGAGTTTGTGCATCTGCTTCGTCCCAGTGTCGATGCCAAGGCCTATGTGCAGGCCAAGATCAGTTTTGACGAACCCAGGGACTTTCCCAAAGGCTCAGCCTTTTTTCTCATTGACGGGGCCACAGTGGATCAGAGGCAGTTTGCCTTATCTGATACCAAAAGCACCCTGTTCTTTGGTGTGGATCCTTTCCTGACCTGCAAGACCACCCTGCGGGATAAAAAAACCGGGGACAAGGGGTTGTTTAAGAGCAAGCAAACCTTTGCACGTCAGTGGGATCTGGTCATTACCAATGCAGCGCCCCATGCCCTGACCTATCGCCTGGAAGAACCCAAACCGTTGTCTCGGGATGAACGTATTAAGCTCAACCTGACCTCCACACCCCCTGCCGTCCAGGAGGATGATCCCAATATCCTGATCTGGGAAGGCAGTGTGAATGCCGGCGCAACGCAGAAAGTAAGCGTTGCCTTGACCTTTGAGGCCCCGGAAGACCTGCACATTGATCCGGGCAGGTATTGGTAA
- a CDS encoding putative hemolysin, whose amino-acid sequence MKSFLSNRALVSSFFILPLLMACSSKEPGPDAAIANPASEHCVQKGGKLEIVKDASGEKGMCHLPDGSVVEEWELFRRDTPQT is encoded by the coding sequence ATGAAGAGTTTTTTAAGCAACCGTGCCCTTGTCTCCAGCTTCTTTATTCTGCCGTTGCTCATGGCGTGCAGCTCCAAAGAGCCTGGCCCGGATGCGGCAATCGCCAATCCTGCTTCCGAGCACTGTGTGCAAAAAGGCGGCAAGCTCGAAATTGTCAAAGATGCGTCCGGCGAAAAGGGCATGTGCCATCTGCCTGACGGCTCCGTTGTGGAGGAGTGGGAACTCTTCCGCCGTGATACCCCGCAAACGTAA
- a CDS encoding PIN domain-containing protein: MRTNYVLIDYENVQPSALSVLEKEHFKVIVFVGSNQAKITFDVAAQLQRLGSSASYIKISGNGPNALDFHIAYYIGHLAATDPDAYFHIISKDTGFDPLIAHLKAKKILACRSQDITDMPIVKAANSRIPSEKIAVVVANLKQRGASKPRTVKTLSSTISSLFQKALVEEELAALLKLMEKQGLVIINDTKVTYSLPG; encoded by the coding sequence ATGCGGACAAACTATGTACTCATTGACTACGAGAACGTGCAGCCTTCTGCACTCTCCGTTCTTGAAAAAGAGCATTTCAAGGTCATTGTCTTTGTAGGTTCCAATCAAGCCAAGATTACCTTTGATGTGGCAGCACAGCTTCAACGACTGGGATCAAGCGCCAGCTACATCAAAATTTCAGGCAATGGACCTAATGCCCTAGACTTCCATATCGCTTACTACATCGGCCATCTGGCTGCCACAGATCCTGACGCTTACTTCCACATCATTTCAAAGGACACAGGCTTTGACCCTCTCATTGCTCACCTAAAAGCCAAAAAAATCTTAGCATGCCGTTCTCAAGACATTACCGACATGCCTATAGTCAAAGCAGCGAACTCCAGAATACCATCGGAAAAGATCGCCGTGGTTGTCGCCAACCTCAAACAACGCGGCGCTTCCAAACCCCGTACAGTCAAGACTCTGTCCAGCACGATCAGCTCGCTGTTTCAGAAGGCACTTGTAGAGGAAGAACTTGCCGCCCTTCTTAAGCTCATGGAGAAGCAAGGACTTGTCATCATCAATGACACAAAAGTCACCTACTCACTTCCTGGATAA
- a CDS encoding Slp family lipoprotein, whose protein sequence is MAQSIRFVALLAAILFLSACAGGLSQKARSQVTYSGTFQALQQQSYLHTSTVVMLGGKIISSEVSAADTRLLVLHLALDNSGRPRDEISSEGRFIIQTDQFTDPAIYPQGTLISVVGTVTGSEHRTIGQMDYEYPVIRLIEIKKWPPAESTEPRFHFGIGVGTYF, encoded by the coding sequence ATGGCTCAATCAATCAGGTTTGTTGCGCTGCTGGCAGCGATTTTGTTCCTTTCAGCCTGTGCCGGTGGCCTGTCGCAAAAGGCACGTTCGCAGGTCACCTACAGCGGTACGTTTCAAGCCCTGCAGCAACAATCCTATCTCCATACAAGCACGGTGGTGATGCTGGGCGGTAAGATCATCTCCTCCGAGGTGAGTGCGGCGGACACCCGTCTGCTGGTACTGCACCTGGCCCTGGACAACAGCGGCCGACCGCGCGACGAGATCAGTTCTGAAGGTCGCTTTATCATTCAGACAGATCAGTTTACCGATCCGGCGATCTACCCGCAGGGGACACTGATCTCGGTGGTGGGCACGGTGACCGGCAGTGAGCATCGCACCATCGGGCAGATGGATTACGAGTACCCGGTTATCAGGCTGATCGAAATAAAGAAGTGGCCGCCCGCTGAATCGACCGAGCCGCGCTTCCACTTTGGTATTGGTGTGGGAACATACTTTTAG
- a CDS encoding Slp family lipoprotein, giving the protein MQLKWIAVLPIVIFLLYGCADLPLTTVADPTLRKSSFADLVAAAQQHIGKTVILGGYVLSIENKADHTRIVALQTPLSSGQEPQSKDLSQGRLILLYNGFLDPEVYTKERKITVAGTIAGSSTTERHTETEYPFLRLQIEQLYLWPKPTIQPYRPYDYWHHPYYYDPWWGPYPWHWRHRYHRWR; this is encoded by the coding sequence ATGCAACTGAAATGGATAGCTGTCTTACCAATCGTTATCTTTTTGCTGTACGGCTGTGCTGATCTGCCGCTGACAACTGTTGCCGATCCAACACTCAGGAAGAGCTCCTTTGCCGATCTGGTTGCTGCAGCGCAACAGCACATCGGCAAAACAGTCATTCTGGGCGGCTATGTGCTCTCTATTGAAAACAAAGCTGATCACACCCGTATAGTGGCCCTGCAAACACCTCTGAGCTCGGGGCAGGAGCCCCAATCAAAGGACCTGTCTCAAGGACGCCTGATTCTGCTGTACAATGGTTTTCTCGATCCTGAAGTCTACACCAAAGAGCGCAAGATCACGGTTGCCGGTACCATTGCAGGCAGCTCAACCACAGAACGCCACACCGAAACAGAGTATCCCTTTCTGCGCTTACAGATCGAGCAGCTGTACCTGTGGCCCAAACCAACGATACAGCCCTACCGGCCTTACGATTACTGGCACCACCCCTACTACTACGACCCCTGGTGGGGCCCCTACCCCTGGCACTGGCGTCATCGCTACCACCGCTGGCGGTAA
- a CDS encoding TOBE domain-containing protein — protein MALSARNQIKGKVKDVKKGMVMAEVTVEVAPGVEIVAAITTSSVERLGLAVGKEAQVAIKATSVMLNA, from the coding sequence ATGGCATTGAGCGCAAGGAACCAGATAAAAGGCAAGGTCAAAGATGTGAAGAAAGGTATGGTTATGGCTGAGGTCACTGTGGAGGTAGCGCCAGGCGTTGAAATTGTGGCAGCCATCACCACCAGCTCTGTGGAGCGGCTTGGTCTTGCTGTTGGAAAGGAAGCTCAAGTGGCTATCAAGGCGACAAGTGTCATGCTGAATGCCTGA
- a CDS encoding HNH endonuclease translates to MTKAVLTTKVNPTYDDLPEERYHFPGTYLGQIEKAIGDWIIYYEPRRISGDLSSRGGRQSYFATARLLSIERDHIHKNHYYAFVADYLEFDHAVPFKEGHHYYESSLQRKNDGKTNRGAFGRAVRLIPDKEYDLILQAGFTKSLEATVDENQTLPVTPYELGEEMTHYERSIIERIVARPFRDVAFAVSVKEVYQDTCAMTGLKIINGGGRAEVQAAHIQPVSQNGPDSIRNGIALSGTVHWMFDRGLVSIDDDYSILVAMDRLPDTVMRLLNENRRLILPPRTDVRPHRHYLNYHRENIFKG, encoded by the coding sequence ATGACAAAGGCTGTTTTAACAACCAAGGTCAATCCAACCTATGATGACCTTCCAGAAGAACGCTATCATTTCCCCGGCACCTATCTAGGCCAAATAGAAAAAGCCATTGGCGACTGGATTATATATTACGAACCTCGGCGAATTTCCGGGGACCTGTCAAGTAGAGGTGGAAGACAGTCGTATTTCGCCACTGCCCGTTTATTGAGCATTGAACGCGATCATATCCACAAAAATCATTACTATGCCTTTGTTGCAGATTATCTTGAATTCGATCACGCCGTCCCCTTCAAAGAAGGGCATCATTATTATGAAAGCAGCCTGCAACGGAAGAATGATGGGAAGACGAATAGGGGAGCATTTGGTCGTGCGGTGAGGTTGATTCCCGACAAAGAGTATGACCTCATTCTACAAGCCGGCTTTACAAAATCTCTAGAGGCAACGGTAGATGAAAACCAGACACTGCCGGTAACCCCTTATGAGCTGGGGGAGGAAATGACTCACTATGAACGTTCTATCATTGAACGAATTGTCGCCCGGCCATTCCGTGATGTTGCCTTTGCTGTCTCGGTAAAAGAAGTCTATCAAGATACCTGCGCAATGACCGGGCTTAAAATTATCAACGGTGGCGGTCGTGCAGAAGTGCAAGCAGCGCATATCCAACCGGTCTCTCAAAATGGACCTGACTCTATCAGAAATGGTATAGCCCTTTCCGGCACAGTGCACTGGATGTTTGATCGTGGTTTAGTTTCTATCGACGATGATTATTCCATCCTTGTGGCAATGGATCGTTTACCCGACACCGTCATGCGGCTTTTAAATGAAAATCGCAGACTTATTTTGCCACCACGAACCGATGTACGACCCCATCGACATTATCTCAACTACCATCGTGAGAATATTTTTAAAGGGTAA
- a CDS encoding serine hydrolase domain-containing protein, giving the protein MNMLSIFFLSLSLVLGSTVGAQATEVTGNSTIAQGAVLPPKAVQAAEAMIAKGSGGFSVGIGIRDKIIALTSFGNIKADTQYPIASASKFLTAATVMAVVDEGKLQMDAPIATWLPKLPPAAGKLTLRQLLSQTSGLAGARGEYYDLAQDHRITLEQSALDVAQRPLVSVPGEVFAYGAPGFQVAGAVVEAATGKRWAQVFQEKIATPLGMSHTYWTHLRLDSATELPLAETLNPVLQGGAVSTAADYLRFLSMMANEGVFEGKRVLSKNSVDEMLKDQTPKAFMTPAPENPIKGGHYSLGNWCESWDEAGVCLRSSSIGAFGVYPWVERKTGHFGIVFVYQRENAFRLWPEIQAIRNAVEVDTP; this is encoded by the coding sequence ATGAACATGCTTAGTATTTTCTTTTTGTCCCTGAGCCTTGTGTTGGGATCAACCGTCGGGGCACAGGCAACGGAAGTAACCGGAAACAGCACCATTGCACAAGGCGCAGTACTTCCGCCGAAAGCAGTGCAGGCAGCCGAGGCCATGATCGCCAAAGGATCCGGGGGTTTCAGTGTTGGTATCGGCATAAGGGACAAGATCATTGCCTTGACTAGCTTCGGCAACATCAAAGCTGACACCCAATACCCCATTGCTTCGGCATCAAAGTTCCTGACCGCAGCAACGGTCATGGCTGTGGTGGATGAGGGCAAGCTGCAAATGGATGCGCCCATTGCCACCTGGCTGCCGAAATTGCCGCCTGCTGCCGGCAAGCTGACGCTGCGCCAACTGCTGTCACAAACCTCCGGGCTGGCAGGTGCCAGGGGCGAGTACTACGACTTGGCCCAGGACCACCGCATAACGTTGGAGCAATCGGCTCTGGACGTGGCCCAGCGGCCGCTGGTAAGTGTGCCGGGTGAAGTTTTTGCCTATGGCGCGCCGGGATTCCAGGTGGCGGGCGCGGTGGTGGAAGCGGCAACCGGGAAGCGCTGGGCCCAGGTCTTTCAGGAAAAAATCGCCACTCCCTTAGGCATGAGCCACACCTACTGGACGCATCTGCGACTGGATTCGGCCACAGAGCTGCCCTTGGCGGAAACGCTTAATCCCGTGCTGCAGGGCGGCGCAGTCAGCACAGCAGCAGACTATCTGCGCTTTTTAAGCATGATGGCCAATGAAGGTGTGTTTGAAGGCAAACGCGTACTCTCAAAAAACAGCGTCGATGAGATGCTGAAAGACCAGACACCTAAAGCGTTCATGACTCCCGCGCCCGAAAACCCCATCAAGGGCGGGCACTACAGCCTGGGCAACTGGTGTGAGTCCTGGGATGAAGCAGGTGTCTGTCTGCGCAGTTCCAGCATCGGCGCATTCGGGGTCTACCCCTGGGTGGAGCGTAAGACAGGACACTTTGGCATTGTCTTTGTCTATCAGCGCGAGAACGCATTTCGCCTGTGGCCGGAGATTCAAGCCATTCGTAATGCTGTCGAAGTTGATACACCCTGA
- a CDS encoding cupin domain-containing protein — protein sequence MHNWTFLHLFVDEDDVSRVDPHFTQELTAIEFAPPAPPMFVSHPMDVQSLAMIELPVGWQGGWHPSPRKQWVICLAGEMGYEAGDGTVFTLHPGTCILTTDIRGKGHNSWNAGTVPVRLALVQL from the coding sequence ATGCACAACTGGACCTTTTTACATCTGTTTGTTGACGAGGACGATGTTTCCCGCGTTGATCCTCACTTTACCCAGGAACTGACGGCAATCGAGTTTGCGCCACCGGCACCGCCCATGTTTGTCTCCCATCCTATGGATGTGCAATCACTGGCAATGATCGAGTTGCCGGTGGGCTGGCAGGGTGGCTGGCATCCCAGCCCCAGAAAGCAGTGGGTCATCTGCCTTGCCGGAGAAATGGGCTATGAAGCCGGCGACGGCACCGTGTTCACGCTGCATCCCGGGACCTGTATCCTGACCACTGACATCCGCGGAAAAGGCCATAACAGCTGGAACGCAGGCACAGTACCGGTACGCCTGGCCCTTGTGCAGCTGTAA
- a CDS encoding nitroreductase family protein, with translation MNETMRTILGRRAIRRYRPDQISKDELNTILEAGLYAPNAGGRQSCLVVACQNAAINDELGKINKQAFGTPKPGRHVSKEQPSIIDDPQIASGFYGAPTVLIFFGPKDFIYSVADCCMMAENMMLAAYSLNIGSCMVMRAEATFAGEPGQRLQKEWGIDENFEAKAFVTLGYPDGTVPAGKPRKENRVKLIA, from the coding sequence ATGAACGAGACTATGAGAACCATTCTGGGACGTCGCGCTATCCGCAGGTATCGTCCCGATCAGATTAGCAAAGACGAACTCAACACGATTCTGGAAGCAGGACTCTATGCGCCCAATGCGGGCGGCAGGCAATCCTGTCTGGTCGTTGCCTGTCAGAATGCGGCCATAAATGATGAGCTTGGCAAAATTAACAAACAGGCTTTCGGCACACCAAAACCCGGCAGGCATGTATCCAAAGAGCAGCCGAGTATTATAGATGATCCGCAGATTGCCAGCGGGTTTTATGGGGCGCCCACAGTGCTGATTTTTTTCGGCCCGAAAGATTTTATCTACTCTGTGGCTGACTGCTGCATGATGGCCGAAAACATGATGCTGGCGGCATACTCGCTGAACATTGGCTCCTGCATGGTCATGCGCGCTGAAGCCACCTTTGCCGGTGAGCCTGGGCAAAGGCTGCAAAAAGAATGGGGTATTGATGAAAATTTTGAGGCCAAGGCTTTTGTGACCCTGGGTTATCCGGACGGTACTGTGCCTGCCGGCAAACCCCGCAAAGAAAACAGGGTCAAGCTGATTGCCTGA